The proteins below are encoded in one region of Cyclopterus lumpus isolate fCycLum1 chromosome 8, fCycLum1.pri, whole genome shotgun sequence:
- the trpm4a gene encoding transient receptor potential cation channel subfamily M member 4a isoform X2 — MKKRQKERDGEGGHVGSQKESDQSWIPKIVKKRVCTTFVEDSFSHGALCQCGGVRELHDSVATGDFFGAAIVTQWESRQHSSECPTDAFGELEFAGAGHKHSHFLRLSSDTSPQIVYTLMMAHWGPPLPNLVVSVVGGEGHEKIKTWVRDVLRNGLVRAAQSTGAWILTGGLREGVARCVGEAVRDHGAAAPAISRKKVIAVGLAPWGLVHNRQQLVNVKGSFPARYSVQDTSRDSCCLDNNHQAFLLVDDGSVGRRGGETAFRGSLEDYISHQRTGIWGSGGIEIPVLCMLISGDANMLKRLDVSLRKATPWLVLAGSGPAADFISELLDYLSTISPPAEGEAAEGLSAELRNKVRDQVQRYFPAEAELEKLVDSALSIYQNREFITVFHGEQEGSDDFDIVLLKALVRVSKRVSSEASEYIEELKLAVAWNRVDIAKTELFNGDIEWKYEDLEDSMTDALINNKPQFVRLFCENGLNILRYLTHRRLESLYCSLSDSSLAYILLQKRLHERQGLAGSLPNLHGAETAPLKSLQSALSGPASAMELNLYEVSRLLSDLLGDVCQPFYYGPLGLDPSTSTRKALKQVNQMLLGDCMYRDQRCLSPWAALFFWAVLQNRREMAVYFWEMAGESVLSALGGCKMLRELSKLERETESKLAMKELAQKFENLANDVFGECYQSSESRSFTLLIRTSPVWGGATCLQMATAADARLFFSHDGVQSLLSQVWWGDMERSTEVWKLVLTFFLPPLLYTDLISFRAQEEEDKSVEVHHGRDTDSLDGNDNTVFCLADIIQNEEEARKENLKDSLPSNSKRPFIVSRWRQFWFSPVTSFLGNVLMYFLFLYLFAYVLLVDFKPPYPDGPSTLEFVLYFWVFTLVCEEIRQTFFLGSSFVLQMMRTYIQDVWNKCDLTAIILFTLALCCRMFPMSYDFGRAVMAIDFMVFTLRLIHIFAVHKQLGPKIIILGKMMKDVFFFLFFLAVWLLAYGVANQALLYSYDPRPNWIFRRVFYRPYLHIFGQIPINEMDADKLVEVTCTNNATLIEAGEEPCLSTYANWLVVILLVIYLLFTNIVLVNLLIAMFSYTFSKVQEHSDIYWKFQRYNLIKEYHSRPCLAPPFIIISHLHLFIKRCFHQIPSVKSQHFVLELRGKKASCLNTWEAIQKENFLSARNKRQRESDTVLIKSTSVKVDSVLKQMVEIRDHDRRLRLLETELEYCCSALSWMTDALSQSDLIKAGNLPSAPQRSDSTVSKLTP; from the exons ATGAAGAAGCGGCAGAAAGAGAGGGACGGGGAAGGTGGACACGTTGGAAGTCAGAAAGAAAGTGACCAG AGCTGGATTCCCAAGATCGTCAAGAAGCGAGTATGTACCACTTTCGTTGAAGACTCTTTCAG tcatgGAGCGCTGTGTCAGTGTGGTGGTGTGCGGGAGCTGCATGACTCGGTGGCCACTGGGGACTTCTTTGGAGCTGCGATCGTCACTCAGTGGGAGAGCAGGCAGCACTCATCAGAGTGTCCCACCGACGCCTTTGGGGAACTGGAGTTTGCCGGCGccggacacaaacacagtcat TTTCTGCGGCTGTCAAGTGACACATCACCTCAGATCGTCTACACCCTGATGATGGCTCACTGGGGCCCGCCCTTACCCAATCTGGTGGTGTCGGTGGTCGGGGGGGAAGGCCATGAGAAGATTAAAACATGGGTGAGAGATGTCCTAAGAAACGGATTGGTTAGGGCTGCACAGAGCACAG GGGCCTGGATCCTGACAGGGGGTCTGAGGGAAGGCGTGGCCCGCTGTGTGGGGGAGGCGGTGAGGGACCACGGGGCCGCGGCTCCAGCGATCTCCAGAAAGAAAGTGATTGCTGTGGGGCTGGCACCCTGGGGCCTAGTGCACAACAGGCAGCAGCTTGTCAATGTCAAG GGCAGTTTTCCTGCTCGATACTCTGTCCAGGACACATCACGTGACTCCTGCTGCCTGGACAACAACCACCAGGCTTTCCTCCTGGTGGATGATGGTAGTGTCGGCCGCCGGGGGGGAGAGACGGCCTTTCGTGGAAGTCTGGaggactacatttcccatcagcGCACTGGCATTtggg GTAGTGGCGGTATTGAAATCCCGGTGCTGTGTATGCTCATCTCAGGAGACGCCAATATGCTCAAG AGATTAGATGTCTCTCTGAGGAAAGCTACGCCCTGGCTGGTTCTTGCTGGATCTGGTCCTGCCGCAGACTTCATCAGTGAGCTGCTGGACTATCTCAGTACCATCTCTCCTCCAGCAGAGGGGGAGGCTGCTGAGGGTCTCAGCGCAGAGCTCCGCAACAAGGTCCGTGACCAGGTTCAGAGATATTTCCCAGCTGAAGCTGAGCTGGAGAAACTGGTGGATAGT GCTCTGAGTATTTATCAGAACAGAGAGTTCATCACTGTTTTCCACGGGGAACAGGAGGGTTCTGATGATTTTGATATCGTTCTCCTCAAAGCCCTTGTTAGAG ttaGTAAACGTGTGTCCAGTGAAGCCAGTGAGTACATTGAGGAGCTGAAACTAGCCGTGGCCTGGAACCGAGTGGACATCGCCAAAACTGAGCTCTTTAATGGAGATATCGAGTGGAAG taTGAGGACCTTGAGGACTCCATGACAGACGCACTGATCAACAACAAGCCCCAGTTTGTGCGTCTCTTCTGCGAGAATGGACTGAATATTCTGCGCTACCTGACTCACCGTCGCTTGGAGAGCTTGTACTGCTCGCTGTCCGATAGCTCGCTGGCCTACATTCTGCTCCAGAAGCGTCTGCATGAGAGGCAGGGCCTGGCTGGATCCTTGCCCAACCTGCATGGGGCTGAGACGGCGCCTCTGAAGAGTCTTCAGAGTGCACTAAGTGGACCCGCTTCAGCCATGGAGCTCAACCTGTATGAG GTATCCCGCCTGCTGTCGGACCTGTTGGGTGATGTCTGTCAGCCTTTCTACTATGGACCTTTGGGCCTGGAccccagcaccagcaccaggaAGGCTCTCAAG CAAGTCAATCAGATGTTGCTGGGGGACTGCATGTACCGGGACCAGCGctgcctctcaccctgggccgCCCTCTTCTTCTGGGCCGTCCTGCAGAACCGCCGTGAAATGGCTGTTTACTTCTGGGAGATG GCAGGGGAGTCAGTGCTGAGCGCTCTGGGTGGTTGTAAGATGCTGAGGGAGCTTTCAAAGCTTGAGCGTGAGACTGAGAGCAAGCTAGCCATGAAGGAACTGGCACAGAAGTTTGAGAACCTGGCCAACG atGTATTTGGTGAGTGTTACCAGAGCAGCGAGAGTCGCTCCTTTACTCTCCTTATAAGGACGTCTCCAGTGTGGGGCGGAGCTACATGCCTTCAGATGGCCACTGCGGCTGATGCCCGCCTGTTCTTCAGTCACGATGGTGTTCAG TCCCTGCTGTCTCAGGTCTGGTGGGGTGACATGGAGAGGAGTACTGAGGTCTGGAAACTGGTTCTCACCTTCTTCCTGCCCCCTCTCCTCTACACCGACCTTATCAGcttcag AgcacaagaagaggaagataagTCTGTGGAGGTCCACCACGGCAGAGACACTGACAGTCTGGATGGAAATGATAACACCGTCTTTTGCCTTGCTGACATTATacaaaa TGAGGAAGAAGCTCGAAAAGAAAACCTGAAAG ACTCTTTGCCATCCAACTCCAAGAGACCATTCATTGTGTCACGGTGGAGACAGTTCTGGTTTAGCCCTGTTACCTCATTCCTTGGCAACGTGCTGatgtacttcctgttcctctacCTGTTTGCCTATGTTCTGTTGGTGGACTTCAAGCCCCCGTACCCTGACGGCCCGTCCACTCTGGAATTTGTGCTTTACTTTTGGGTTTTCACCTTAGTGTGTGAAGAGATTCGGCAG ACCTTCTTTTTGGGCAGCTCCTTTGTACTCCAGATGATGAGGACTTACATCCAGGATGTGTGGAACAAGTGTGATCTCACAGCCATTATTCTCTTCACTTTGGCTCTGTGCTGcag aaTGTTCCCCATGTCATATGATTTTGGACGAGCTGTCATGGCCATAGATTTTATGGTCTTCACACTACGTCTGATCCATATCTTTGCAGTCCACAAACAGCTTGGACCCAAGATAATCATCCTTGGCAAGATG ATGAAggatgttttcttcttccttttctttctggcTGTGTGGCTCTTGGCTTATGGAGTGGCTAATCAGGCACTCCTCTACTCGTATGATCCCCGCCCTAATTGGATATTCCGCAGAGTGTTCTACAGACCATACCTGCACATCTTTGGACAAATACCCATAAATGAAATGGATG CTGATAAATTGGTGGAAGTAACCTGTACAAACAACGCCACACTTATTGAAGCAGGAGAAGAGCCTTGTCTGAGCACCTACGCCAACTGGCTGGTTGTCATCCTTCTGGTCATCTACCTGCTGTTTACCAACATAGTATTGGTCAACCTACTCATTGCTATGTTCAG CTACACCTTCTCAAAAGTACAGGAGCACAGTGACATCTATTGGAAGTTTCAGCGTTACAACCTGATTAAGGAGTACCACTCAAGACCGTGCCTGGCACCACCCTTTATCATCATATCACACCTCCACCTTTTCATCAAGAGATGCTTCCACCAGATCCCCTCAGTCAAAAGCCAACACTTTG TTCTGGAGTTGCGGGGCAAGAAGGCTAGCTGTCTCAACACATGGGAGGCTATCCAGAAAGAAAACTTCCTCTCAGCTCGGAATAAGCGGCAGAGGGAAAGTGACACAGTACTAATTAAAAGTACATCTGTCAA GGTGGACAGTGTGCTAAAGCAGATGGTAGAGATCCGTGACCACGACAGAAGATTGCGGCTGCTGGAGACAGAG CTGGAGTACTGCTGCAGCGCCCTCTCCTGGATGACAGACGCTCTGTCTCAGAGTGATCTGATAAAAGCTGGTAACCTCCCTTCTGCTCCTCAGAG ATCTGACTCGACTGTCTCCAAGCTGACCCCCTGA
- the trpm4a gene encoding transient receptor potential cation channel subfamily M member 4a isoform X3, which translates to MKKRQKERDGEGGHVGSQKESDQSWIPKIVKKRVCTTFVEDSFSHGALCQCGGVRELHDSVATGDFFGAAIVTQWESRQHSSECPTDAFGELEFAGAGHKHSHFLRLSSDTSPQIVYTLMMAHWGPPLPNLVVSVVGGEGHEKIKTWVRDVLRNGLVRAAQSTGAWILTGGLREGVARCVGEAVRDHGAAAPAISRKKVIAVGLAPWGLVHNRQQLVNVKGSFPARYSVQDTSRDSCCLDNNHQAFLLVDDGSVGRRGGETAFRGSLEDYISHQRTGIWGSGGIEIPVLCMLISGDANMLKRLDVSLRKATPWLVLAGSGPAADFISELLDYLSTISPPAEGEAAEGLSAELRNKVRDQVQRYFPAEAELEKLVDSALSIYQNREFITVFHGEQEGSDDFDIVLLKALVRVSKRVSSEASEYIEELKLAVAWNRVDIAKTELFNGDIEWKYEDLEDSMTDALINNKPQFVRLFCENGLNILRYLTHRRLESLYCSLSDSSLAYILLQKRLHERQGLAGSLPNLHGAETAPLKSLQSALSGPASAMELNLYEVSRLLSDLLGDVCQPFYYGPLGLDPSTSTRKALKQVNQMLLGDCMYRDQRCLSPWAALFFWAVLQNRREMAVYFWEMAGESVLSALGGCKMLRELSKLERETESKLAMKELAQKFENLANDVFGECYQSSESRSFTLLIRTSPVWGGATCLQMATAADARLFFSHDGVQSLLSQVWWGDMERSTEVWKLVLTFFLPPLLYTDLISFRAQEEEDKSVEVHHGRDTDSLDGNDNTVFCLADIIQNEEEARKENLKDSLPSNSKRPFIVSRWRQFWFSPVTSFLGNVLMYFLFLYLFAYVLLVDFKPPYPDGPSTLEFVLYFWVFTLVCEEIRQTFFLGSSFVLQMMRTYIQDVWNKCDLTAIILFTLALCCRMFPMSYDFGRAVMAIDFMVFTLRLIHIFAVHKQLGPKIIILGKMMKDVFFFLFFLAVWLLAYGVANQALLYSYDPRPNWIFRRVFYRPYLHIFGQIPINEMDADKLVEVTCTNNATLIEAGEEPCLSTYANWLVVILLVIYLLFTNIVLVNLLIAMFSYTFSKVQEHSDIYWKFQRYNLIKEYHSRPCLAPPFIIISHLHLFIKRCFHQIPSVKSQHFVLELRGKKASCLNTWEAIQKENFLSARNKRQRESDTVLIKSTSVKVEGIQDVQQHFQALPGETRGHRTLKRLVTQDSPTMSRAFSTLGRISSTLETC; encoded by the exons ATGAAGAAGCGGCAGAAAGAGAGGGACGGGGAAGGTGGACACGTTGGAAGTCAGAAAGAAAGTGACCAG AGCTGGATTCCCAAGATCGTCAAGAAGCGAGTATGTACCACTTTCGTTGAAGACTCTTTCAG tcatgGAGCGCTGTGTCAGTGTGGTGGTGTGCGGGAGCTGCATGACTCGGTGGCCACTGGGGACTTCTTTGGAGCTGCGATCGTCACTCAGTGGGAGAGCAGGCAGCACTCATCAGAGTGTCCCACCGACGCCTTTGGGGAACTGGAGTTTGCCGGCGccggacacaaacacagtcat TTTCTGCGGCTGTCAAGTGACACATCACCTCAGATCGTCTACACCCTGATGATGGCTCACTGGGGCCCGCCCTTACCCAATCTGGTGGTGTCGGTGGTCGGGGGGGAAGGCCATGAGAAGATTAAAACATGGGTGAGAGATGTCCTAAGAAACGGATTGGTTAGGGCTGCACAGAGCACAG GGGCCTGGATCCTGACAGGGGGTCTGAGGGAAGGCGTGGCCCGCTGTGTGGGGGAGGCGGTGAGGGACCACGGGGCCGCGGCTCCAGCGATCTCCAGAAAGAAAGTGATTGCTGTGGGGCTGGCACCCTGGGGCCTAGTGCACAACAGGCAGCAGCTTGTCAATGTCAAG GGCAGTTTTCCTGCTCGATACTCTGTCCAGGACACATCACGTGACTCCTGCTGCCTGGACAACAACCACCAGGCTTTCCTCCTGGTGGATGATGGTAGTGTCGGCCGCCGGGGGGGAGAGACGGCCTTTCGTGGAAGTCTGGaggactacatttcccatcagcGCACTGGCATTtggg GTAGTGGCGGTATTGAAATCCCGGTGCTGTGTATGCTCATCTCAGGAGACGCCAATATGCTCAAG AGATTAGATGTCTCTCTGAGGAAAGCTACGCCCTGGCTGGTTCTTGCTGGATCTGGTCCTGCCGCAGACTTCATCAGTGAGCTGCTGGACTATCTCAGTACCATCTCTCCTCCAGCAGAGGGGGAGGCTGCTGAGGGTCTCAGCGCAGAGCTCCGCAACAAGGTCCGTGACCAGGTTCAGAGATATTTCCCAGCTGAAGCTGAGCTGGAGAAACTGGTGGATAGT GCTCTGAGTATTTATCAGAACAGAGAGTTCATCACTGTTTTCCACGGGGAACAGGAGGGTTCTGATGATTTTGATATCGTTCTCCTCAAAGCCCTTGTTAGAG ttaGTAAACGTGTGTCCAGTGAAGCCAGTGAGTACATTGAGGAGCTGAAACTAGCCGTGGCCTGGAACCGAGTGGACATCGCCAAAACTGAGCTCTTTAATGGAGATATCGAGTGGAAG taTGAGGACCTTGAGGACTCCATGACAGACGCACTGATCAACAACAAGCCCCAGTTTGTGCGTCTCTTCTGCGAGAATGGACTGAATATTCTGCGCTACCTGACTCACCGTCGCTTGGAGAGCTTGTACTGCTCGCTGTCCGATAGCTCGCTGGCCTACATTCTGCTCCAGAAGCGTCTGCATGAGAGGCAGGGCCTGGCTGGATCCTTGCCCAACCTGCATGGGGCTGAGACGGCGCCTCTGAAGAGTCTTCAGAGTGCACTAAGTGGACCCGCTTCAGCCATGGAGCTCAACCTGTATGAG GTATCCCGCCTGCTGTCGGACCTGTTGGGTGATGTCTGTCAGCCTTTCTACTATGGACCTTTGGGCCTGGAccccagcaccagcaccaggaAGGCTCTCAAG CAAGTCAATCAGATGTTGCTGGGGGACTGCATGTACCGGGACCAGCGctgcctctcaccctgggccgCCCTCTTCTTCTGGGCCGTCCTGCAGAACCGCCGTGAAATGGCTGTTTACTTCTGGGAGATG GCAGGGGAGTCAGTGCTGAGCGCTCTGGGTGGTTGTAAGATGCTGAGGGAGCTTTCAAAGCTTGAGCGTGAGACTGAGAGCAAGCTAGCCATGAAGGAACTGGCACAGAAGTTTGAGAACCTGGCCAACG atGTATTTGGTGAGTGTTACCAGAGCAGCGAGAGTCGCTCCTTTACTCTCCTTATAAGGACGTCTCCAGTGTGGGGCGGAGCTACATGCCTTCAGATGGCCACTGCGGCTGATGCCCGCCTGTTCTTCAGTCACGATGGTGTTCAG TCCCTGCTGTCTCAGGTCTGGTGGGGTGACATGGAGAGGAGTACTGAGGTCTGGAAACTGGTTCTCACCTTCTTCCTGCCCCCTCTCCTCTACACCGACCTTATCAGcttcag AgcacaagaagaggaagataagTCTGTGGAGGTCCACCACGGCAGAGACACTGACAGTCTGGATGGAAATGATAACACCGTCTTTTGCCTTGCTGACATTATacaaaa TGAGGAAGAAGCTCGAAAAGAAAACCTGAAAG ACTCTTTGCCATCCAACTCCAAGAGACCATTCATTGTGTCACGGTGGAGACAGTTCTGGTTTAGCCCTGTTACCTCATTCCTTGGCAACGTGCTGatgtacttcctgttcctctacCTGTTTGCCTATGTTCTGTTGGTGGACTTCAAGCCCCCGTACCCTGACGGCCCGTCCACTCTGGAATTTGTGCTTTACTTTTGGGTTTTCACCTTAGTGTGTGAAGAGATTCGGCAG ACCTTCTTTTTGGGCAGCTCCTTTGTACTCCAGATGATGAGGACTTACATCCAGGATGTGTGGAACAAGTGTGATCTCACAGCCATTATTCTCTTCACTTTGGCTCTGTGCTGcag aaTGTTCCCCATGTCATATGATTTTGGACGAGCTGTCATGGCCATAGATTTTATGGTCTTCACACTACGTCTGATCCATATCTTTGCAGTCCACAAACAGCTTGGACCCAAGATAATCATCCTTGGCAAGATG ATGAAggatgttttcttcttccttttctttctggcTGTGTGGCTCTTGGCTTATGGAGTGGCTAATCAGGCACTCCTCTACTCGTATGATCCCCGCCCTAATTGGATATTCCGCAGAGTGTTCTACAGACCATACCTGCACATCTTTGGACAAATACCCATAAATGAAATGGATG CTGATAAATTGGTGGAAGTAACCTGTACAAACAACGCCACACTTATTGAAGCAGGAGAAGAGCCTTGTCTGAGCACCTACGCCAACTGGCTGGTTGTCATCCTTCTGGTCATCTACCTGCTGTTTACCAACATAGTATTGGTCAACCTACTCATTGCTATGTTCAG CTACACCTTCTCAAAAGTACAGGAGCACAGTGACATCTATTGGAAGTTTCAGCGTTACAACCTGATTAAGGAGTACCACTCAAGACCGTGCCTGGCACCACCCTTTATCATCATATCACACCTCCACCTTTTCATCAAGAGATGCTTCCACCAGATCCCCTCAGTCAAAAGCCAACACTTTG TTCTGGAGTTGCGGGGCAAGAAGGCTAGCTGTCTCAACACATGGGAGGCTATCCAGAAAGAAAACTTCCTCTCAGCTCGGAATAAGCGGCAGAGGGAAAGTGACACAGTACTAATTAAAAGTACATCTGTCAA GGTTGAAGGTATTCAAGACGTCCAGCAACACTTTCAAGCTCTTCCTGGGGAAACGCGAGGCCACAGGACATTGAAGAGGCTTGTGacccaagacagcccaacaatgtccagagCATTCAGCACCTTAGGGCGAATCTCATCCACCCTTG AGACGTGTTAG